One Cucurbita pepo subsp. pepo cultivar mu-cu-16 chromosome LG09, ASM280686v2, whole genome shotgun sequence DNA window includes the following coding sequences:
- the LOC111801482 gene encoding mitochondrial import inner membrane translocase subunit TIM14-1-like, protein MATPFLAGLAVAAAALAGRYGIRAWQAFKTRPPQARSRKFYEGGFNPTMTKREAALILGVRENTPPEKIKEAHRRVMIANHPDAGGSHYLASKINEAKDVLLGKSKGSPSAF, encoded by the exons ATG GCTACACCATTCCTCGCAGGTCTTGCGGTAGCTGCTGCAGCTCTTGCTGGTAGATATGGAATTCGAGCTTGGCAAGCATTCAAGACACGGCCACCACAAGCCAGATCACGCAAATTCTATGAAGGTGGTTTCAATCCTACGATGACAAAGAGGGAAGCAGCTCTTATTCTTGGTGTTAG AGAAAATACACCTCCAGAAAAGATTAAGGAAGCACATAGAAGGGTAATGATAGCAAACCATCCCGATGCTGGTGGCAGCCATTATCTTGCTTCCAAGATCAATGAAGCCAAGGATGTCCTGCTCGGAAAATCTAAAGGCAGCCCATCGGCATTTTAA
- the LOC111801480 gene encoding mitochondrial substrate carrier family protein C-like — MVSANDPIESFFNSIQVVKEALSPVEFGFRKVAKDLEYCFPRHNNEENFTRLILRPKDEDKKSEGEICGTKKRGPSVVRDKQKQGLLIKVPVKALFGNLSQSNGNSEASENALKEEDLAKEKASCANCLQFAVSWSLLVNTVVQALPRPFKTIKKRLQKTDEEEKVGLCMKQKVLRESKQRQKEKHHTNPLQESLRHDEGKLVPFECLIGFVFDQLTQNLHKFDPDGAGNVDESSDSSPQSPLPPLIDHFKAVASIWEGRKAEVNGFFGNLRFARVGGVPSGIVGVSSTVNEGDDGVSAQNREETSGISPQKLASGILSIPLSNVERLRSTLSTVSLTELIELLPHVGRSSKDYPDKKKLISVQDFFRYTEAEGKRFFEELDRDGDGQVNMEDLEIAIRKRKLPKRYAREFMNRTRSHMFSKSFGWKQFLSFMEQKEPTILRAYTSLCLSKSGTLQKSEILASLKNAGLPANEDNAVAMMRFLNADTEESISYGHFRNFMLLLPSDRLQEDPRSIWFEAATVVAVPPPVEIPAGSVLRSALAGGLSCALSTSLMFPIDTIKTRVQASTLTFPEIISRIPQIGVRGLYRGSIPAILGQFSSHGLRTGIFEATKLLLINVAPTLPDIQVQSLASFWSTFLGTAVRIPCEVLKQRLQAGLFDNVGQAILGTWNQDGLKGFFRGTGATLCREVPFYVAGMGLYAESKKAVEKLLSRELEPWETIAVGALSGGLAAVVTTPFDVMKTRMMTAQGRSVSMSFVFISILRHEGPIGLFKGALPRFFWIAPLGAMNFAGYELARKAMDKNEELAAAQQLSQKKAAAAGSG, encoded by the exons ATGGTGTCTGCTAATGACCCAATCGAATCCTTTTTCAACTCGATTCAAGTCGTTAAAGAAGCGCTTTCTCCTGTTGAATTTGGCTTCCGGAAAGTGGCTAAAGATCTTGAGTACTGTTTCCCGAGGCATAATAATGAAGAGAATTTTACTAGATTGATTTTGCGACCTAAGGATGAGGATAAGAAGAGCGAAGGTGAGATCTGTGGTACGAAAAAGCGGGGTCCGTCTGTCGTTAGAGATAAGCAGAAACAAGGCCTATTGATTAAGGTTCCAGTAAAGGCTTTATTTGGAAATTTATCGCAGAGTAATGGAAATTCGGAGGCTTCTGAGAATGCTTTGAAAGAGGAAGATTTGGCTAAGGAGAAGGCCTCTTGTGCAAACTGCTTGCAGTTTGCAGTCTCTTGGTCTCTATTGGTTAACACTGTCGTTCAGGCACTTCCCCGTccttttaaaacaattaagaAGCGATTACAGAAAACGGATGAGGAAGAAAAGGTAGGTTTGTGCATGAAGCAAAAAGTTTTACGCGAGTCAAAACAGAGGCAAAAGGAGAAGCATCATACTAATCCATTGCAAGAAAGTTTGAGGCACGATGAAGGCAAACTTGTGCCATTTGAATGCTTaattggttttgtttttgatcAGTTGACACAAAATCTTCATAAGTTTGACCCGGACGGGGCAGGAAATGTTGATGAAAGCAGTGATAGTTCCCCACAATCACCATTGCCCCCTCTGATTGATCATTTCAAGGCTGTGGCAAGCATTTGGGAAGGTCGAAAAGCAGAAGTAAATGGGTTTTTTGGGAACTTGCGGTTTGCAAGAGTTGGAGGTGTCCCATCAGGCATAGTGGGAGTCAGTTCTACTGTGAACGAGGGGGATGATGGGGTCTCTGCTCAGAATAGGGAAGAAACTAGTGGCATTTCACCACAGAAGCTAGCGAGTGGTATACTTAGCATTCCTCTTTCTAACGTTGAACGCTTGCGATCCACATTGTCTACGGTGTCGTTGACAGAGCTTATTGAGCTTTTACCACATGTTGGACGGTCTTCTAAGGATTATCCAGACAAGAAGAAGCTGATCTCAGTTCAGGACTTCTTCAGATACACGGAGGCTGAAG GAAAGAGGTTCTTTGAGGAGCTGGATAGGGACGGTGATGGCCAAGTGAATATGGAGGATCTTGAAATTGCaattagaaagagaaaattgCCCAAACGATATGCTCGGGAGTTCATGAATCGCACTAGAAGTCACATGTTTTCAAAGTCATTTGGTTGGAAGCAATTTTTGTCCTTCATGGAACAGAAGGAACCAACCATTCTACGTGCATATACTTCTCTCTGTCTGAGCAAGTCGGGGACTTTGCAAAAAAGTGAAATATTGGCATCACTTAAGAATGCTGGACTCCCAGCCAATGAAGACAATGCTGTTGCTATGATGCGATTTCTGAATGCAGACACAGAAGAATCTATCTCATATGGACATTTCCGAAATTTtatgcttcttcttccttcagaTCGACTGCAGGAAGATCCACG GAGTATCTGGTTTGAAGCTGCTACAGTTGTTGCTGTTCCACCACCTGTGGAAATACCTGCTGGCAGCGTTCTAAGATCTGCATTGGCTGGTGGCCTTTCTTGTGCTCTGTCTACTTCTTTAATGTTCCCAATCGATACAATCAAG ACTCGCGTACAGGCATCAACATTGACTTTCCCTGAAATCATATCCAGGATTCCACAGATTGGTGTGCGAGGTCTATACCGTGGTTCTATTCCTGCCATTCTAGGACAGTTTTCAAG TCATGGTTTGCGAACTGGAATATTTGAAGCAACTAAACTTCTTTTGATAAATGTAGCTCCAACACTCCCAGACATACAG GTCCAATCCCTTGCATCGTTCTGGAGTACATTTTTGGGTACTGCAGTGCGGATCCCATGTGAGGTATTAAAGCAGAGGTTGCAAGCAGGACTCTTTGACAATGTAGGTCAGGCAATTCTCGGGACATGGAACCAAGATGGCCTAAAGGGATTCTTCCGTGGGACCGGTGCCACTCTTTGTAGGGAAGTTCCATTCTATGTTGCCGGCATGGGACTTTATGCTGAATCCAAAAAG GCTGTTGAGAAACTTCTTTCACGGGAACTGGAACCATGGGAAACAATTGCAGTCGGAGCATTGTCAGGTGGCCTCGCTGCTGTTGTTACCACACCTTTCGACGTAATGAAAACAAGAATGATGACAGCGCAGGGTCGATCAGTTTCAATGTCGtttgttttcatttcaattcttcGCCACGAGGGCCCCATTGGCTTGTTCAAAGGAGCATTGCCCAGGTTCTTCTGGATCGCCCCCTTAGGAGCCATGAACTTTGCAGGCTATGAACTAGCAAGGAAAGCAATGGACAAAAATGAAGAGCTAGCAGCAGCTCAACAATTGTCTCAAAAgaaagcagcagcagctggTTCTGGTTAA
- the LOC111801481 gene encoding ATP synthase subunit d, mitochondrial gives MSGTVKKVTDVAFKASKNIDWDGMAKLLVSDEARKEFSSLRRAFEEVNSSLQTKFSQEPEPIDWEYYRKGIGSRLVDMYKEAYDSIEVPKFVDTVTPQYKPKFDALLVELKEAEVKSLKESERLEKEIVEVQEMKKKISTMTADEYFEKHPELRKKFDDEIRNDYWGY, from the exons ATGAGCGGTACCGTCAAGAAAGTGACCGATGTTGCCTTCAAAGCATCCAAGAACATCGATTGGGATGGCATGGCCAAGCTTTTGGTCTCCGATGAGGCTCGCAAGGAGTTCTCATCCCTTCGCCGAGCCTTCGAGGAGGTTAACTCATCTCTCCAGACCAAGTTCAGCCAG GAACCAGAGCCCATAGACTGGGAATATTACAGAAAGGGAATTGGATCCCGCTTGGTGGACATGTACAAAGAGGCTTATGACA GCATTGAGGTCCCCAAATTTGTAGACACAGTGACTCCGCAGTACAAACCTAAATTTGATGCGTTG CTGGTAGAATTGAAGGAAGCTGAAGTGAAATCCCTGAAGGAGTCTGAGCGGTTGGAGAAGGAGATTGTTGAAGTTCAAGAAATGAAG AAAAAGATCAGCACCATGACTGCTGACGAGTACTTCGAGAAGCATCCTGAGCTGAGGAAGAAATTCGACGATGAAATCCGAAACGACTACTGGGGCTATTGA
- the LOC111801910 gene encoding scarecrow-like protein 3, with amino-acid sequence MAGMFNGEGSSSVTSSPLQLFPWSLSPGIGSPYPFLRELKSEERGLCLIHLLLACANQVAIGNIENANVGLEQISHLASPDGDTMQRIAAYFTEALADRILKSWPGLHKALNSTKILSVPEEILAQRLFFELCPFLKLAYVITNQAIIEAMEGERMIHIIDFKSCEPAQWINLLQTLKDRPDGPPHVRITGIHEQKEVLEQMAVRLTEEAEKWDIPFQFTPVVSKLENLDLESLRVKTGEALAVSSVLELHTILATDDDKTKTSPSASKNLQKLLRMKQRTLGEWLETDSLQVFSSSPDSASVCSPSGLNPSQKMNSFLNALWGLSPKVMVITEQESNLNGSGLMERVLEALNFYAALFDCLESTVSRSSIERQRVEKMLLGEEIKNIIACEGAERRERHEKLEKWIVRFESVGFGRVGLSYNSMFLGNRLLQSNGYDGYKIKEENGFLFICWQDRPLFSVSAWGFQRQS; translated from the coding sequence ATGGCAGGAATGTTTAACGGGGAGGGGTCGTCGTCAGTAACTTCATCGCCGTTGCAGCTCTTTCCGTGGTCGTTATCGCCTGGTATAGGATCGCCATACCCTTTTCTAAGGGAGCTGAAATCTGAAGAGAGGGGCTTATGTCTGATTCACCTTCTTCTTGCCTGTGCCAACCAAGTTGCCATTGGCAACATCGAAAATGCCAACGTTGGCCTCGAGCAAATTTCCCACCTAGCTTCGCCCGACGGGGACACAATGCAGCGGATTGCTGCCTACTTCACCGAGGCACTCGCCGATCGGATACTCAAATCGTGGCCAGGCTTACACAAAGCCTTGAACTCGACCAAAATATTGTCGGTCCCGGAAGAGATTCTTGCTCAAAGATTGTTCTTTGAGCTATGTCCTTTCTTGAAGCTTGCATATGTGATAACTAATCAGGCTATCATAGAAGCTATGGAGGGAGAAAGGATGATTCATATTATTGATTTCAAATCATGTGAGCCTGCTCAATGGATAAACCTTCTTCAGACATTGAAAGACCGACCAGACGGTCCGCCCCATGTGAGAATAACCGGAATTCACGAACAGAAGGAGGTGTTGGAACAAATGGCTGTTCGGCTAACCGAAGAGGCCGAAAAATGGGACATACCATTTCAGTTCACCCCAGTTGTTAGCAAGTTAGAGAATCTCGACcttgaaagtttaagggtGAAGACAGGAGAAGCACTCGCAGTGAGCTCAGTACTCGAACTTCACACGATTTTAGCCACGGACGACGATAAGACAAAAACGTCGCCATCTGCATCGAAGAACTTGCAAAAGCTCCTACGTATGAAGCAGCGAACGCTCGGAGAGTGGCTGGAAACAGATTCGTTGCAAGTTTTTAGTAGTAGCCCGGATTCGGCATCGGTATGTTCGCCATCAGGATTGAATCCTTCACAAAAGATGAATAGTTTTTTGAATGCACTGTGGGGGCTATCTCCAAAAGTGATGGTAATAACAGAGCAAGAATCAAACCTGAATGGATCAGGGTTGATGGAGAGAGTACTAGAAGCACTAAACTTCTATGCTGCATTGTTTGATTGCTTGGAATCAACGGTGTCGAGGTCGTCGATCGAGCGACAAAGGGTGGAGAAGATGCTTTTAGGAGAGGAAATAAAGAACATCATTGCTTGCGAGGGAGCGGAGAGAAGGGAGAGACACGAAAAGCTCGAGAAATGGATAGTACGATTCGAAAGCGTGGGGTTCGGgagggttggattgagttataATAGTATGTTTCTGGGGAATAGATTGTTGCAGAGCAATGGATATGATGGTtataaaatcaaagaagagaatggatttttgttcatttgttGGCAAGATAGGCCACTTTTTTCTGTATCAGCTTGGGGGTTTCAAAGGCAAAGctga
- the LOC111801622 gene encoding intron-binding protein aquarius-like gives MPKVYGTGVYDFKRHRVAEYPVESNQVDDKLVESKPGATLPNTITLSEIQRDRLTKIAAENWSKVRDPSKPKEPFDPELVKKIYETELSIKEGRKTVPLQRVMILEVSQYLENYLWPNFDPETATFEHVMSMILMVNEKFRENVAAWVCFYDRKDVFKGFLERVLRLKEGREISIAEKTNYLVFMINAFQSLEDEIVSETVLRIAGLQSWHSLSYGRLQMELCLNTDIIKKWKRMIKREAKEFIKRGEVYDPLSTLEAKFLRNLIEEFLEVLDSEVFPQSNSGDENDHFVDANGLLEGDNACILYCERFMEFLIDLLSQLPTRRYLRPLVADVAVVAKCHLSALYKHEKGKLFAQLVDLLQFYEVFEINDHVGTQLTDDEVLQSHYDRVQSFQLLAFKKIPKLRELALANVGSIHKRADLAKKLSVLSLPELKDLVCSKLKLVSTEDPWSDRADFLIEVVVSFFEKQQSQKEAINALPLYPNEEIMWDESVVPSINYSGEGCLALPKLNLQFLTLHDYLLRNFNLFRLESTYEIREDIQEAVPHLLAYINNEGQTAFRGWSRMAVPIKEFKITEVKQPNIGEVKPASVTADVTFSISSYRAQIRSEWNALKEHDVLFLLSISPSFEPLSSEEAAKASVPQRLGLQCVRGCEIIEVRDEEGTLMNDFTGRIKPDEWKPPKGELRTVTIALDTAQYHMDVSAIAEKGTEDVYGTFNVLMRRKPKENNFKAILESIRDLMNEYCIVPDWLHNILLGYGNPSAAQWTNMPDLLETVDFKDTFLDADHLKECFPDYQVCFTNPDGEEILHPSPPFRIKFPRALKGSNHALPENKKSSSVPKNDENMVDACGEKEKLIVEVYTPPDPGPYPQDQPKQNSVRFTPTQVGAIISGVQPGLTMVVGPPGTGKTDTAVQVLNVLYHNCPSQRTLIITHSNQALNDLFEKIMERDVPARYLLRLGQGEQELATDLDFSRQGRVNSMLVRRLELLSEVEKLARSLQLPEDVGYTCETAGYFWLLHVYSRWEQFIAACAGNEDKPNFIEERFPFKEFFSNAPNPVFTGESFDKDMRAAKGCFRHLKTMFQELEECRAFELLKSTADRANYLMTKQAKIVAMTCTHAALKRKDFLRLGFKYDNLLMEESAQILEIETFIPMLLQRQEDGYARLKRCILIGDHHQLPPVVKNMAFQKYSHMDQSLFTRFVRLGIPYIELNAQGRARPSIAKLYNWRYRELGDLPYVKEAAMFHRANAGFSYDYQLVDVPDYQGRGETAPSPWFYQNEGEAEYVVSVYIYMRLLGYPANKISILTTYNGQKLLIRDVINRRCVPYNFIGAPSKVTTVDKFQGQQNDYILLSLVRTRFVGHLRDVRRLIVAMSRARLGLYVFCRRSLFEQCYELQPTFQLLLQRPDRLGLNLNEITSYTERHVADTGPIYHVSGTEEMASILEQLYQIRIGSQQFDGYAAHPGQLAPNNDIPHNSLLGENAMDTEQANDDGVSDTAMETSKTDGLENGANGGSALENGANGKEDNKVANKDGGSKEEPLLEDSSTKNEDNEANNDDGNVVPRESNPDGTTTMEE, from the exons ATGCCGAAGGTATATGGAACTGGTGTTTATGATTTCAAGCGTCACAGAGTGGCGGAGTACCCTGTTGAGTCCAACCAGGTCGACGATAAGCTTGTGGAGTCGAAGCCTGGTGCGACACTGCCTAACACGATAACGCTATCGGAGATTCAGCGAGACCGGTTGACGAAGATTGCGGCGGAGAACTGGTCGAAAGTGAGGGATCCTTCGAAGCCGAAGGAGCCTTTTGATCCAGAATTGGTAAAGAAGATTTATGAGACGGAGCTTTCGATTAAGGAGGGGCGGAAGACCGTGCCTCTACAGAGGGTGATGATTTTGGAGGTCAGTCAGTACTTGGAGAACTATTTGTGGCCTAATTTTGATCCGGAGACCGCGACGTTTGAGCATGTAATGTCGATGATACTCATGGTCAATGAAAAG TTTCGAGAGAACGTAGCAGCTTGGGTCTGTTTTTATGATCGGAAGGATGTCTTCAAGGGGTTTCTTGAGAGGGTTCTTCGACTGAAGGAG GGAAGAGAAATAAGCATTGCAGAGAAGACAAATTATCTTGTTTTCATGATTAATGCCTTTCAG AGCTTGGAGGATGAGATTGTCAGTGAGACTGTATTGAGAATAGCAGGCCTGCAGTCTTGGCACAGTTTATCTTATGGTCGTTTACAG ATGGAGCTTTGTCTTAATACTgatataataaagaaatggaaaaggatGATAAAGAGAGAGGCTAAAGAGTTTATTAAACGAGGGGAGGTTTATGATCCATTGTCAACTCTTGAAGCAAAGTTCTTAAGAAACCTCATTGAAGAGTTCCTGGAG GTTTTGGATAGTGAAGTCTTCCCTCAGAGTAATTCAGGTGATGAAAATGATCATTTTGTTGATGCCAATGGCTTGCTAGAGGGAGACAATGCTTGCATTTTGTATTGTGAGAGGTTCATGGAGTTTCTGATTGATCTTTTAAGTCAGCTTCCTACAAGGAG ATACCTTCGACCTCTTGTTGCTGATGTCGCTGTCGTTGCCAAATGTCATTTAAGTGCTCTTTACAAACATGAAAAAGGTAAACTTTTTGCTCAGCTGGTTGATCTGCTGCAGTTCTATGAAGTATTTGAGATCAATGATCATGTTGGAACACAACTGACGGACGATGAGGTTCTCCAATCTCATTATGACCGTGTCCAATCTTTTCAGCTTCTTGCATTTAAGAAGATTCCAAAG CTGCGGGAACTTGCATTGGCCAATGTTGGTTCAATTCATAAACGTGCTGACCTTGCCAAGAAACTATCTGTGCTCTCTCTTCCAGAGCTGAAAGATTTGGTTTGCTCTAAG CTCAAGTTAGTGTCAACAGAAGATCCTTGGTCAGATAGAGctgattttttaattgaggttgttgtttccttttttgagAAGCAACAGTCTCAAAAGGAAGCCATCAATGCACTTCCACTTTACCCAAATGAGGAGATAATGTGGGATGAGAGTGTTGTGCCAAGCATTAATTACTCGGGGGAAGGTTGCTTGGCTCTTCCTAAGTTAAATTTACAGTTTTTAACACTCCATGATTATCTTCTGAGAAATTTTAATCTCTTTCGCCTGGAATCAACTTATGAGATCCGTGAAGACATTCAGGAAGCTGTGCCCCATCTCCTTGCCTACATTAATAATGAGGGACAAACTGCTTTCCGTGGTTGGTCAAGAATGGCCGTTCCTATTAAAGAATTCAAGATTACTGAGGTAAAGCAGCCAAATATTGGGGAAGTAAAGCCTGCATCTGTGACTGCAGATGTCACTTTTAGCATTTCTAGTTATAGAGCCCAAATAAGATCAGAATGGAATGCTCTTAAAGAACacgatgttttatttttactctCTATTAGTCCTTCATTTGAGCCGCTAAGTTCAGAGGAAGCTGCCAAGGCTAGTGTTCCTCAACGTCTTGGCCTTCAGTGTGTACGTGGATGTGAAATTATTGAGGTTCGTGATGAAGAGGGAACTCTTATGAATGACTTTACTGGAAGAATTAAACCGGATGAGTGGAAGCCTCCTAAAGGGGAGTTGAGAACTGTAACTATTGCTTTAGATACAGCACAGTACCATATGGATGTCAGTGCTATTGCAGAGAAGGGTACAGAAGATGTTTATGGGACATTTAATGTTTTGATGAGGAGGAAacccaaagaaaataatttcaaagcAATCCTGGAATCTATCAGGGATCTTATGAATGAATACTGTATCGTTCCTGATTGGTTGCATAATATACTTCTTGGTTATGGGAATCCTTCTGCTGCTCAATGGACTAACATGCCGGATCTTTTAGAAACAGTAGACTTTAAAGATACATTTCTTGATGCCGATCATTTGAAAGAATGTTTTCCAGATTATCAG GTCTGTTTTACTAATCCAGATGGTGAGGAGATTTTGCACCCTAGTCCTCCTTTCCGTATTAAGTTTCCTAGAGCCCTTAAAGGTAGCAATCATGCCCTTCCGGAGAACAAGAAGTCTTCAAGTGTTCCAAAGAATGATGAAAACATGGTCGATGCCTGTGGTGAGAAGGAAAAGCTTATAGTTGAGGTGTATACTCCTCCTGACCCTGGTCCTTATCCTCAAGATCAGCCTAAACAGAACTCTGTCAGATTTACACCAACACAG GTTGGAGCAATCATTTCTGGTGTTCAACCTGGATTAACCATGGTTGTTGGACCACCAGGTACTGGAAAGACTGACACAGCTGTTCAAGTTCTAAATGTTCTTTATCACAATTGCCCTTCACAGAGAACATTGATAATCACCCACTCAAATCAAGCTCTGAATGACCTATTCGAAAAGATAATGGAg AGAGATGTTCCTGCCCGCTATCTGCTTCGTCTTGGTCAAGGTGAACAAGAATTAGCAACCGATCTTGATTTCAGCCGGCAAGGGCGTGTTAATTCGATGCTTGTGCGAAGGTTGGAATTGCTAAGTGAAGTTGAAAAGCTGGCAAGGTCTCTCCAACTCCCTGAAGATGTTGGTTATACTTGTGAAACTGCTGGATACTTTTGGTTACTGCATGTGTACTCACGCTGGGAGCAATTCATAGCTGCCTGTGCTGGAAATGAGGataaaccaaattttattgaagaaagatTTCCCTTCAAGGAGTTCTTCTCAAATGCACCAAATCCAGTTTTCACAGGTGAATCTTTTGATAAAGATATGCGGGCAGCTAAGGGATGCTTTCGTCATCTTAAGACAATGTTTCAGGAGCTTGAAGAGTGTAGGGCTTTTGAATTACTCAAGTCCACAGCTGATCGTGCAAACTATTTGATGACTAAGCAAGCAAAGATTGTTGCAATGACTTGTACTCATGCTGCCCTAAAGAGGAAGGACTTTCTTCGATTAGGTTTCAAGTATGATAATTTGCTGATGGAAGAAAGTGCACAAATATTAGAGATTGAAACTTTTATACCAATGTTACTTCAGAGGCAGGAAGATGGTTATGCACGTCTCAAACGCTGCATTTTAATTGGTGATCACCATCAGTTACCCCCAGTTGTGAAGAACATGGCTTTTCAAAAGTATAGCCATATGGATCAAAGTTTATTTACAAGGTTTGTCAGATTGGGTATTCCTTATATTGAACTCAATGCTCAAGGTCGAGCTAGACCAAGTATAGCCAAGCTTTACAACTGGAGATATAGAGAATTGGGAGATCTTCCCTATGTGAAGGAGGCAGCCATGTTTCATAGAGCCAATGCTGGATTCTCTTACGATTATCAGCTAGTGGATGTGCCGGATTACCAAGGGAGGGGTGAGACTGCTCCTTCTCCTTGGTTCTATCAGAACGAGGGGGAGGCTGAATATGTTGTTAGTGTGTATATTTATATGCGTTTACTAGGGTACCCTGCAAATAAGATATCCATCTTGACAACTTACAATGGCCAGAAGCTTCTAATCCGAGATGTTATTAATCGTAGATGTGTACCATACAACTTCATTGGTGCCCCTAGCAAG GTGACGACAGTCGATAAATTTCAAGGTCAGCAGAATGATTATATATTACTGTCTCTCGTTCGAACCCGCTTTGTGGGGCACCTCCGTGATGTTAGAAGATTGATTGTGGCCATGTCTCGTGCTCGACTTGGTTTGTACGTATTCTGCCGCCGATCTCTGTTTGAACAATGCTATGAACTGCAGCCAACATTTCAACTTCTGCTTCAGAGGCCCGACCGCCTTGGTCTCAATTTGAATGAGATAACATCATATACAGAACGTCATGTTGCAGATACTGGTCCTATTTACCATGTTAGTGGTACTGAGGAGATGGCCAGCATTCTGGAACAACTTTATCAG ATTCGTATCGGCAGCCAACAATTTGATGGGTATGCTGCTCATCCGGGGCAGCTTGCTCCGAACAATGACATACCGCATAATAGTCTTCTTGGGGAAAATGCTATGGATACAGAGCAAGCCAATGATGATGGCGTTTCAGACACCGCTATGGAAACTTCGAAGACCGATGGTCTTGAGAACGGCGCAAATGGAGGATCTGCACTTGAAAACGGTGCTAATGGAAAGGAGGATAACAAAGTGGCTAATAAAGATGGTGGATCGAAGGAGGAGCCTCTGCTCGAGGATAGTTCGACTAAGAATGAGGACAATGAGGCTAATAACGATGATGGAAATGTTGTGCCAAGGGAAAGTAATCCTGATGGAACAACAACAATGGAAGAATAA